TTGTTGCAGATAATTATATATACTGCGACGCAATTTTTGTAACTTACTTTGACTCAGTGCCTGGATTGCGCCACCAAAGCCGCCACTACGACGAAATTTTACCTCGACAAACACCCAGGTTTCACCTTCTTTCATGATCAGGTCTATTTCACCATAGCGGCACAGGTAGTTGCGCGCTATGGCTTTAAGACCCTGTTTCTTGAGATAAGTTTCAGCAACCTCTTCATAGTGCTGACCTTTCTCCCGGCTATGACTGAATAGCTTGCCGAACATCGTCTACTGCTGTGCCTGATAATCTTCATACAGCTGTTTCATAAACAGCGGCGTCGGCGGGCGCTGATCCAAACTGACCAGGCGGATCTGGTTTTTATGATACTGTGCCCAGCTGAGCTGACGATTAATGCGGTTGGCTTCTTTAATGGTGAGCGCGCCGGTCAGGCCATCAAATTCTTTGCCAGGTATTTTGCTTAACTGTTTTATTTCCGGGATCAGATTCAGCGCGTCATAGGCCATGGCAAACAGGCGCTGTTCAATATCCGATTGCTCGGGCCAAAGCTGACTGTGTTGCTCGCGTAAGCTTTGCGATTTAACCGCGCCGGGCAGCATCCAGGG
The Pseudoalteromonas viridis DNA segment above includes these coding regions:
- a CDS encoding YraN family protein, translated to MFGKLFSHSREKGQHYEEVAETYLKKQGLKAIARNYLCRYGEIDLIMKEGETWVFVEVKFRRSGGFGGAIQALSQSKLQKLRRSIYNYLQQSALHNVPVRIDFVAIQGDKNPDIQWIKNIT